In the Colletotrichum higginsianum IMI 349063 chromosome 7 map unlocalized unitig_7, whole genome shotgun sequence genome, one interval contains:
- a CDS encoding Tyrosine phosphatase — MNPSNMAGAIVSKRSTRPFLEDGGGHPEEDPTYRPTRRNSKQEDAVPLELAEKYQVKGPSRQGSRESVSAPDTTLDVYVQKQIILVEDEKSKPAAPGEKPVVWHEDALLKAADQLKTPLASPISPGIERVLPIDGRPINFGVVVPGVYRSSYPKPEDFGFIRNLGLKSIVTLVQKDDVDEPYTAFMSGNGIRHHVFNMKGTKKEAIPIRTMKAILRLVLNREHHPLLIHCNHGKHRTGCVVGVVRKVTGWELNTIVDEYRAYAEPKVRDCDIKYLTDFDLSDLSNLFVHDANMRFRVRHFVRVTLFSVFVIFVWMLSGHRMQTTARRVKDVR, encoded by the exons ATGAATCCATCCAACATGGCTGGCGCCATTGTTTCAAAAAGAAGTACAAGACCCTTCCTCGAGGATGGAGGTGGTCACCCGGAAGAAGATCCCACCTACCGCCCGACAAGACGCAACTCCAAGCAAGAAGACGCCGTTCCCCTCGAGCTGGCAGAGAAGTACCAGGTCAAGGGCCCCTCACGTCAAGGCTCGCGCGAGTCTGTGTCTGCCCCCGACACCACTCTGGACGTCTACGTACAGAAGCAAATCATCTTGGTGGAAGATGAAAAGTCGAAGCCCGCTGCCCCTGGAGAAAAACCCGTGGTCTGGCATGAAGATGCGCTCCTGAAAGCCGCTGATCAGCTGAAGACACCGTTGGCTTCACCCATATCTCCAGGCATCGAGCGAGTCCTGCCCATTGACGGGAGACCTATCAACTTCGGCGTCGTGGTCCCAGGAGTGTATCGCAGCAGCTATCCCAAGCCCGAGGATTTCGGCTTCATTCGGAATCTTGGCCTCAAGTCGATTGT CACCCTTGTCCAGAAGGATGATGTCGATGAGCCATATACAGCCTTCATGTCTGGGAATGGCATCCGCCATCATGTATTCAACATGAAGGGCACAAAGAAGGAGGCTATCCCTATCCGGACAATGAAGGCTATCCTGCGACTGGTCCTGAACCGCGAGCACCATCCTTTACTCATCCATTGCAACCATGGCAAG CACCGCACTGGGTGTGTTGTCGGTGTCGTCCGCAAGGTGACGGGCTGGGAGCTCAACACCATTGTTGATGAGTATCGGGCATATGCTGAACCCAAGGTCAGAGACTGCGATATTAAGTATCTCACCGACTTTGACCTCTCGGACCTGTCCAACCTGTTTGTTCACGATGCAAACATGCGGTTTCGGGTCCGCCACTTCGTCCGGGTGACGCTGTTCAGTGTCTTTGTCATCTTTGTCTGGATGCTCTCTGGTCATAGAATGCAGACCACAGCCAGGCGGGTCAAAGATGTAAGATGA